Genomic segment of Malania oleifera isolate guangnan ecotype guangnan chromosome 7, ASM2987363v1, whole genome shotgun sequence:
tgatccaagtaaaatagaggcagtggtgagttgggaaaggccgagaaatgttcaagaagtcaggagttttctgggattagtaggttattaccgatgttttgtggatggtttctataggctatcaggtccattaacacaacttatgaggaaaaatgtaaaatttgaatggactgatgattgtgagcagagtttccaagaattaaagcaacggttagtttcagctccagtactggctattccataaGAGGAGGAcggttttgtaatatacagtgatgcctctttgaagggtcttggatgtgtgttgatgcagcacgacaaggtcattgcatatgcatctaggcagcttaaagaatatgagaagaattatcctatccatgatttagaacttcctgcagtggtgtatgctcttggAATTTGGAGgaattatttatatggtggaaagtgcgagattttcacaaatcataagagtttgaaatatttctttactcagaaagagttgaatatgagccaaagaaggtggctagaacttattaaagactatgattgcacgattagttaccacccaggaaaagcaaatgtagtggtaGATGCTTTGAGCAGAAAATCAGGGGGATCCATACTGGCAGCTGTGGAGATTCAGCACTTAATTTtggtggatttggagagactcagtatagaattggtggaggagagtcctcaAGAAGTTATTGTCaatctagtggttcagcctacattttacgaaaggattaaagcagctcagggtgatgatgcaaagTTGGTAGtagtgatggctagagtgcggggtggtcagggtgaggagttcagcatatcagatgatggagctttacaaTTTTGTACTAAGctatgtgttcctgtagatacTAGGATCAGAAGAACTATACTTGAGGAagctcacaaatccctatacacggtccatcccggcttactaaaatgtataaggacgtacgagagtatttctggtggagtggaatgaagaaggagatagccgaatttgttcagcaatgcttgacgtgtcagcaggttaaagctgagcaccaaaaaccagcaggacagttgcaaccattgtttattccagaatggaaatgggaccacgtttcgatggacttcgttacAGGGTTACCACCAATACAACAGGGactgaatgctatttgggtggttgtagattgTTTGACAAAAActactcatttcatccctattaaaatcggttattccatggacaaattagcagagatatatgttcaggagatagttcgtgttcatggagtaccagtatccatagtctcggatcaagatcctcgatttacttcacaattctagaaaagttttcaggaggctatgggtacgcaatTAGCTtttagcaccgctttccatccccagacagatagtcaaactgagagaacaattcatacattagaagatatgctttgtgcttgtgtgcttgattttggaggcagttggattcaattcatgtcattggttgagtttgcttacaataatagctatcaggctagtatcggcatggctccatacgaggcattatatggcaggagatgtcgttctcctcttttctaggatgaagtaggtcaAAAACGAGTTTTGGGTcccgagataatacaacaggTGTCCGACGaagtccgattaattagagaaagaatcggtacaacacagagtcggcagaaaagttatgcagacactcgccgccgagagttggaatttgatgtgggagatcgagtatttttgaagatagctcctctgaaaggagttataaggtttggaaataatgataagttgagccctaggtattggcccttttgagatacttaagagaatagggttagttgccggctagctttgccgccaactTTGGCttgaattcatgatgtgttttatgttgccatgttaaggaaatatgtcccagattcACCCCacatcatcagctatgcagagatagagtttaaggattcattggcatatgaagaagtaccagtgcagattttggatagaaaggttcagactttacgcactaaagaaatacagttagttaaagttttataGAAGAATCACgttatagaggaagcttcttgggagctcgaggagtagatcagacagagataccagcagttgttccaagaggtattgaagtactcaggtaaagtataatagttaaataagtttttcttgcaagtacatgtattgattttagttagtaaatagtttttagttttatatatgtaatatcCCAAGAGGtaaatgtaatcacggtattcctccaccataagtgagggcctGGAATAAAATAAGTAGGCATTTTTCCTTTATggaatgatggagtgtatagatgggatatagatagtaaatttcaaggacgaaattttataaggaggggataatGTAACAACCCGGGATTTTTGCAAGGGGTTCATCggcaaatacaggggattcgtcgatgaatgcataAGGGACTTCTTCGACGAAGCcacatctcatcgacgagaaaatactgagagaggttttaggaaagcctgaaattcgttgacgaggaagcaaggttcgtcaacgaaattactgaaagattcttcgatgagatgacgtgtctcgtcgacaaaggccgcagtataaatagtgtttagcccggatttttgatgaaaaacaGTGCAAGAAatctatcctctctctctctacatccctctctcacttctctcttcattttcgggcaTGTCTGCCAGAGCTGGTAAAGTTttttgcaagtctgccagagctgattgttggaaaagttgggttgaatttcatcccaatctcagggtaaggcattttattcagtatttgcctttccctcagttataaaaaatgttgtaggtaagaaaatactgatattttgttctaggggattttgttttcaagatgttgagataggaatcctgcgggtttagagccagaattttatgggggcttttcaaagttaaggtaagagaaatatgttaaactagaagttttcataatgctatcagatatttcatagacatatatttataccagtttattattcagtatttacagaatatgagtttaaatgtttgtgtggtctgagtagattttcatgtgatgaagaatttatatagcttttataatgtatcatactatactgaatacactaatatagacagtatatacatcttATATAGTTTCTCCCAGTATATGGAGATTATAAATAATATACagaaatatagatatatattcacagagaataaataatgaaatttacatgcatatacaactttattatgaatagtttcatgaaacagatatatatatatatatatatatatatatgtatatatatatattatacagagaaatttacatgcatatatagcttttatacgaatagtttcatgaaacatatatatatatacatatacatgtatacaattttactcagattagtatatatattacagttttgtacaaaatagtatatacagagttatagcatgtcatgtttcctattaccataacatatagagtatacagacagaatatataggcagagtatacagacaaatatatagaggtagcatcaagatgctacagatacagtatacagagataacagtatttacaatacagaaagatagcgttatggtaattttggaaacacgatgaaaacagtaaaacattatatatgtatatatatatatatatatatatatatatatatatatatagtatcagatccctgtgaaaagattacataCAGATACAATACAAATATAGATTATAaagcatgataccgttgctatatacagatagagtgcaaccatatatctctgatagtgtgtgggtaccgtcagccgtgctcggagaggttgCAGGTGCTCAGTTcattgggtggagggggccggtttgatgaggtagtagccagtcccgagcctaggagtggatgcaatttggccgaattgaggtagtgtagagtatattgacttatctagagggccgaccagataaagtcccgcctacgggccgcacaaccctgtcatgaggggtcaaatcatgacgtacagagtcctagagataaagcacagttatgtatatatatgtatgcagttttacagtatatgatgagtatagtatgatattattagtatgaaaagtagaaaatacaaatgatacagttatattttaaattgtgaaaagaaagacatgctttatagattatttatttcattatagttcagttgctatttaaaaagtattcttaacttagttttcccacactagtaatagcatatctcCACTTACTAggcgtcgactcatcccattactttaacatttttcaggtgagccagttaggcgagcagatcaggctcacggatagggagtattttgattaccctagttatagggtgagtttttgatagagttgtgtatattattgggtagatgatgctgggGGGTTATTTTTGTggggctatggtctgtatatactggattctggtattgtatagtatatatatgaatggttgtataaattgtgtttctattgcttaggtatggatgaaaatacacagatatatatatatatatatatatatatatatatatatatatagataatggtaagaattttgagagTGTTACACGGGCTGTGTGGCCTGATGGCTAGACTTAACCCTAGTCGGCCTATCAGagctaaatcaaccacattctacaatTTGTAGGTCCGATTAGTTGTTCACATagtggtctagactctagggggaccctacccttcccagcacaatTGACCATCCCATCttcacactctctctaagacgtgtgagTGCACTAGTGCTACCAAATATACCCGCAACAGTACTATGCCTATTCTGGTCCACcgaagttctcaaaccatacattttaatttaacattctcaaacacatgcagaataaatcatatcacattttaattctcaatacatttctaatatttcctgcatctcatacatatgttatagttcaacacagaaacttcattttactcatgacacacaatttaacaacatattttaTACACttactgtaaaataagtcaacccacattcatcattaatatactgaaaatatatatttagtttcttacacaattatccaTAAAATCCGTCGTTTTAACTTTctattttcgcaaataatatTTAGTAGCATTGCCTTAGGCTCAAAAATTTACAATTTGAACGATCGGCTTTTCTAAACTCatgtgaaaatcatatacatatacacataaaattcCCATCTTTCACctgttatttcctcaaaaatctcagtttaatatattccccttacttggttccttgaactacgccagcagggaccccaaaacgatgtcTGCGGTGTTCACTGGAATCTTGATTCaataatcctaatttaatcaaatcaaccctaaataaaatactattttaacatttcctaagctcataaattccaaataacaATTAACCTCTCgaaaataatcaattttcttaattccctaaatcccactctcgctttggagtgatgcctaagacccccaaattgaaaatttgctctggtcaaaatgacgacaatcgagACTAAgatcccgtggtggtgcccgatcgtcgatttagttaAAGATTTAAAGACAAATTAAGGAAAAAGATGAAGTATACATTTCTCTAGAAGTGATGCTTACGTTggtcctacgacaaatccgctccaatagaaatgtcggtggcagagataAGAACCCAACGATATCTTCCGTTTTCCAATCGGCTAAATATttgtcgagaaaatgaggagagagagaaggagtgatGGAGGAGAGCATAACGAACTGAGACGCTGAGAGAGAAACAATCTCTCTGtaatttacttatatatatatatatatatatacacatttaattaataatttattttatttttttggaatcactacatctCTCTTCACCTTGAAATCAAATTGAGCATTGTTTCTAACCTTTTTCTTTGTTCTAATACTCTTCtctataaatttattatttagatCACCATTTTTACCATGTTTACATCACCTCTCTCTAATAGTTCCTCCAAAAGCTTCAATAAGAAAATCCTTATTATTTCACCTTTGCCTTGCATGTGTTACAAACAAGAACAACTTACTCAGAACTCCTTAAACTCCTTTCTCACTTTAAATTTCCAATCCCACATTGGGAATCAATTCTTGGAAACAAGACCTCAACTTTTTTTTCCCACAAATTGGGGCACATTAAAATATGATTAATGAAATAGTCTCATTTTATACACATATTTTTAACTACTTAAACACACAAAGACACACATATTGTGGGAAATacattatgtaaaaaaaaaaagaaatcaaaggtGTGTATTAGCAAAAGTTGGCCTATTTAGATACCTACTTCCAAGCAATCACCTAATGTTTGTTCAAAAAATGGCTTATGCAAAGGTGGCCTTTCAACTGATAATTCTTTTGAAACTTGTTGCATTGTAGGTCGAAATTGAGGATTGTCTTGCAAACACGCAAACGCTAGCTTCACAATAGAAACAACTTCATCTGCAACTTTACCCATAGGAGGCGATATTCGTTGATCTACCACATCTTTCAATAGTATTAATTGATTAGCAAATGACAGTAATGATGATGTTTCTGATGATGGTAAAGACAAGATGAGATCGCCTGGATGCCTCCCCATAATTGCTTCCATTGACACGACTCCAAAGCTATAAACATCGGCCTTTTCAGTCACTTTCATTGTATAAGCGAACTCTGCATGCAAAAGatccttcaaaatattttcaaatattctcaacttttctcaaatattaaAAGATGGAATCCAATTATAAACCTTAATTAGATGCAACCGTTGCAATATCTACAAGAgctagaaaatttttttaaaaaaaaaattgtcgcAAAAACtaaaactatttttaaatttttaaaatatttgtagcataaataccacaatatgtaagattttaaataattttaaaatcaaaacattctcCAAATTTTTTGGTATATCTCCCACATACCTCTTTTTTACAAGTTTCATGTGGCTTTGTGTATGTGCATGCATGTTTGTAGGTATTTGTACGTACACATGCATACGAGTGAGGCTAGAATATAAATTCTCCTAAGAAGAGATGCTGCTACTTTGGATGACATGCATGTGTAAAGACAAATATAAAAGTTAAGAGATACCTGGAGCTATATACCCAACAGTGCCAGCCAATGAACTCCAATTGGAGGAGTCAGGCTTCAAAAGCCTAGCAGTCCCAAAATCAGACACACGAGCCTCGTACTCCAAATCCAACAGAACATTGTTACTGGAAAGGTCTCGATGAATTATTGGTGGTGAGCAATCATGGTGCAAGTAGGACAAAGCATTTGCAACTCCTCTCACGACCTTTACCCTCTTACCCCAATCTAACTCCATTGCTTGCTCCTCATCGTTGCTTAACATCTTTCCCAAACTTCCTCTTTCTATGAACTGATAAACAAGAAAAGATTGCTCCGTATGTGAACAAAAACCATAGAGCTTCACAATGTTTCGATGGCGTATTTCTGTCAACACCCGAACCTCACTTTCAAAGGCTTTTGAGTTTGCCATCTCGCCACCCTGTAAAGGGCAAAGTTTCTTCACGGCAACGACATGACCGGTACGAGGAAGCTCCACTCTGTAAACGACTCCATATCCACCTGCTCCAATGCAATATTTGGGATCAAATCCATCTGTTGCTTCAACTATTTGTTCATACACCATCTTCCCATCATACATCCATGCtgcaaaaatgtttttattttgtagTTCTCGTGGTCGTTTAtccctcttcttctctttttcACGAGCGAGGAAAAAAATTCCAACTATAATGAGTAGGACAAATACTGCTGCTAAAATGGGGATTATAGTTAAGATCATgactttttttccctttttcccttGAGAATTATCGCTCATCACAGAGGAACAAGCCTCCAACCCTGTAACATTGCCGCACAAGCCTGTGTTTCTATATGAATCAATCTGAGCAATTTGAAAGGGCTTTGTGGTAGGAATAGGACCCTGTAAATACTTATTATATGATACATCAATGGATGTTAAGCCAGAGAGATCATCAAAAGTAGATGGAATTAAACCAGAGAACTCATTGTGGGAGAGATTCAATGTTTCTAATTTGATCAATTTACCAACCTCCTGTGGTATCTCTCCTACCAGCAAATTCATACTGAGATCAAGAACCTGCAAAGAGACTAACTCGCCGATTTGAACTGGCAAAATTCCTCTAAATCTGTTATTGCTCATATTTAAGCTCCATAGTCTCGAGAAGCCCCCCATTTCTTTGGGAACCATGCCGCTTAGATTATTCAAAGCCAAGTTAAGATGTTCCAGATTTGAAAGCATTTGAATTTCTGCAGGAATACTACCTGAAAGCCTATTCTTGTCAAGCAAAAGTACCAACAATGATGACAACCTTCCGAGTTCCTTTGGGATCTCCCCAGAAAGATGATTCGAGGAAAGGTTAAGCACCTTTAGTTGGGTAGCCTCCCTGAGCTCAAGAGGAATCTCACCAGAAATGTTATTCCTAGAGATCTTTAGGGCTGTCAAATTATAGCATCGGCCCCATTTAGGAGAAAGCTCACCGTAGAATTTGTTGTCACTTAAATCAATGTAAGTTAGATACGGATATACACCAAATTCATGGGATATGTTCCCAGTAAGTTGGTTTCTTTCAAGCCTAACTCTGGTGAGGCTACTGCAATCTTTCAATGTTTTAGGAATGGAGCCCATGAAATTGTTTCCGGATAAAGTTAAACGCTTCAATAATCCACCAAGACATATATCCTGAGGCAAATGACCTGTGAATTTATTATCGTCCAAAGCCAAATCATTCAAATGTGTTATATTATTCATTTCGAACGGAATGGAACCATAGAGTTTGTTTGCACACAAGCTCAAGCTTTGAAGGGATTTCATTTTCCCTATTTCTGGAGGGATAAGGCCCGACAATTTATTAAATGATAGAGCTAGATCATTAAGTTTAGTTAAGTTTCCCATACTAGAAGGAATGGATCCGGAGAGCTTGTTGTCAAAAAGGTACAAAAAGACCAAATTGCTTAATTCTCCTATGGTAGTTGGGATTGGACCTATGAGGTTGTTACCTGACAATTCAAGATCATTAAGAGATTTAAGCATTCCAATCTCCTTAGGAACGGATCCGGAAAGTATATTTTCGTAAAGATACAAAGTGGTTAAGTTGCCTAACTTTCCTATCAAAGTTGGAATTGAACCTGTGAGATTGTTGTTTGACAAGTCTAGGTGATTGAGAGATGTAAGCAGTCCTATATCTGGAGGAATAGGCCCATAGATCTCATTTTTAGACAAGGAGAGGCTGACAAGCCTTTTTAGGAAGCTTATTTCAAATGGAATAATTCCAGAGAGATTATTGGAAGATAGGTCAAGATGGGTGAGCCTTGAAAGGTTTCCAAGGTGGGATGGGATATTTCCGAAGAGAGAGTTGTTGCTAAGATCAAGCTTGCGGAGATGAGGAAAAGATGAGAAGTTCAAACCATGAAGCTTACCTCTCAAGGCAAGGCTTGTGAGATTTATAGATGAAATGCTCATGTTCGACTTATGACATCCAATTCCTATCCATTGACTGCAAGGATCGCTTCCTACCCAAGAAGAAGACAGAAGAGATTGGCTATCGAGGCTCGCCTTCCATGCCACCAAAGCATATgcttcaaaagaagaagaagaagcactTAAAGCATTGctgtgggaaaaagaagaagcataagaaaaagaaggcaatacAAGAAAGAGAAAGTAATTCATAATGATAAACAAGTATAAGAATAAAACAAGTTGGCTACACATTGGTTTTCTTAAGAAGCTAGGACAACATTCATGATTTGGCTACAGCAAAGGCCACTGTGTATAACATAGATGAATGGATGGATGGATAGATGATGAGTGCAACTGTGAATTCATGGATGGATGAGGAGTGCAACTGCATTTCAGAGGGCATTTATAGAGATGAAAATGGATGACTtataaaagtcatattttttgGTGAAGTATCTATAGTCTCTTTCAACAACACACTTCCATTCCTAATTGGAGTAGAAAAGTGTGGTGCTAATTTACAACTCATGTTCATTTATTGGCCGGCatcattaataaattttttttcttggtaATATTTTAGATATGAGAGTAAATAACAtgaaataaaagtttattttttcatttttatttatttttccaaga
This window contains:
- the LOC131159310 gene encoding MDIS1-interacting receptor like kinase 2-like, which encodes MCSQLVLFLYLFIIMNYFLFLVLPSFSYASSFSHSNALSASSSSFEAYALVAWKASLDSQSLLSSSWVGSDPCSQWIGIGCHKSNMSISSINLTSLALRGKLHGLNFSSFPHLRKLDLSNNSLFGNIPSHLGNLSRLTHLDLSSNNLSGIIPFEISFLKRLVSLSLSKNEIYGPIPPDIGLLTSLNHLDLSNNNLTGSIPTLIGKLGNLTTLYLYENILSGSVPKEIGMLKSLNDLELSGNNLIGPIPTTIGELSNLVFLYLFDNKLSGSIPSSMGNLTKLNDLALSFNKLSGLIPPEIGKMKSLQSLSLCANKLYGSIPFEMNNITHLNDLALDDNKFTGHLPQDICLGGLLKRLTLSGNNFMGSIPKTLKDCSSLTRVRLERNQLTGNISHEFGVYPYLTYIDLSDNKFYGELSPKWGRCYNLTALKISRNNISGEIPLELREATQLKVLNLSSNHLSGEIPKELGRLSSLLVLLLDKNRLSGSIPAEIQMLSNLEHLNLALNNLSGMVPKEMGGFSRLWSLNMSNNRFRGILPVQIGELVSLQVLDLSMNLLVGEIPQEVGKLIKLETLNLSHNEFSGLIPSTFDDLSGLTSIDVSYNKYLQGPIPTTKPFQIAQIDSYRNTGLCGNVTGLEACSSVMSDNSQGKKGKKVMILTIIPILAAVFVLLIIVGIFFLAREKEKKRDKRPRELQNKNIFAAWMYDGKMVYEQIVEATDGFDPKYCIGAGGYGVVYRVELPRTGHVVAVKKLCPLQGGEMANSKAFESEVRVLTEIRHRNIVKLYGFCSHTEQSFLVYQFIERGSLGKMLSNDEEQAMELDWGKRVKVVRGVANALSYLHHDCSPPIIHRDLSSNNVLLDLEYEARVSDFGTARLLKPDSSNWSSLAGTVGYIAPEFAYTMKVTEKADVYSFGVVSMEAIMGRHPGDLILSLPSSETSSLLSFANQLILLKDVVDQRISPPMGKVADEVVSIVKLAFACLQDNPQFRPTMQQVSKELSVERPPLHKPFFEQTLGDCLEVGI